The following proteins are encoded in a genomic region of Labeo rohita strain BAU-BD-2019 chromosome 5, IGBB_LRoh.1.0, whole genome shotgun sequence:
- the pmchl gene encoding pro-melanin-concentrating hormone, like: MAGRPIKMNQVTRNIRPACKRTQETAAEPLKKHSGSRMKLSVGTILITVALLSECYFRTAAIPMTKAEDTEPDLESLSESLEENALRSAPGNSRIIVVADSNLLRTLTSLNRGVPHLSLAENLLSTERRDVGTDLSPSIAIIRRDTMRCMVGRVYRPCWEV, from the coding sequence ATGGCTGGTAGGCCTATAAAAATGAACCAAGTCACCAGGAACATCAGACCAGCCTGCAAGAGAACACAGGAGACAGCAGCTGAACCTCTAAAGAAACACTCGGGATCAAGAATGAAGCTTTCCGTCGGTACCATCCTCATCACTGTTGCACTTTTGTCAGAGTGTTACTTCAGAACCGCTGCCATCCCCATGACCAAAGCTGAAGACACAGAGCCAGATCTGGAAAGCTTGAGCGAGAGCTTGGAGGAGAACGCTCTGAGATCCGCACCAGGCAACTCCAGGATCATTGTGGTGGCCGACTCCAATCTGCTGAGGACCCTAACATCTCTGAACAGAGGAGTCCCTCATCTCAGTCTTGCCGAGAACCTTCTCAGCACAGAGCGCAGAGATGTCGGAACAGACCTGAGCCCGAGCATCGCCATCATCAGAAGGGACACCATGAGGTGCATGGTGGGAAGAGTGTATCGGCCATGCTGGGAGGTGTAG
- the ccnb1 gene encoding G2/mitotic-specific cyclin-B1 — translation MALRVTRNTRLASSENQSALPGKAAVANKPGLRPRAALGEIGNNPQTRQALKKKEVKVAPKVEVVAEKAPVVQQPKKESPKIQHDVQLLSEPSSPVPMETSGCASDDLCQAFSDVLLNIKDVDADDYDNPMLCSEYVKDIYLYLRQLETEQAVKPKYLEGKEVTGNMRAILIDWLVQVQIKFRLLQETMYMTVAIIDRFLQDHPVPKKQLQLVGVTAMFIASKYEEMYPPEIADFAFVTDRAYTTGQIREMEMKILRVLNFSFGRPLPLQFLRRASKIGDVTAEHHTLAKYFLELTMVDYDMVHFPPSQVASAAYALTLKVFSCGDWTPTLQHYMGYTEDTLVPVMQHIAKNVVRVNEGLSKHLAVKNKYSSQKQMRIASISQLKSSLIKDLAKQIS, via the exons atggCTCTTCGTGTCACAAGG AACACTCGCCTGGCCAGCAGCGAGAATCAGAGCGCTCTGCCCGGAAAAGCAGCTGTAGCGAACAAGCCCGGACTCAGACCCCGGGCCGCGCTGGGGGAGATTGGAAACAATCCGCAGACACGACAGGCTTTGAAGAAAAAG gAGGTAAAGGTTGCACCCAAGGTGGAGGTAGTGGCTGAGAAGGCACCTGTGGTTCAACAGCCCAAAAAGGAGTCTCCTAAAATTCAGCATGATGTTCAG cttttATCCGAGCCCTCCTCTCCTGTTCCCATGGAGACCTCTGGCTGTGCTTCGGATGACCTGTGTCAGGCGTTCTCTGATGTTTTGCTTAATATCAAGGATGTGGATGCAGATGACTATGATAATCCCATGCTTTGCAGTGAATATGTCAAGGACATCTATTTGTATCTCCGTCAGCTTGAG actgaGCAAGCTGTTAAGCCAAAATACCTGGAAGGAAAGGAAGTTACCGGAAATATGCGTGCAATTCTTATTGACTGGCTTGTGCAAGTCCAAATTAAGTTTAGGCTGCTTCAGGAAACCATGTACATGACTGTCGCAATCATCGACCGCTTCCTTCAG GATCATCCAGTTCCAAAGAAGCAGCTCCAGCTTGTTGGTGTAACAGCCATGTTCATTGCCTCAAAGTATGAAGAGATGTACCCACCAGAGATTGCAGATTTCGCTTTTGTGACTGACCGTGCCTATACTACCGGTCAGATCCGGGAGATGGAAATGAAAATCCTCAGAGTCCTCAACTTCAGTTTTGGGAGACCTCTGCCACTACAGTTCCTTAGGAGAGCCTCCAAGATTGGAGAT GTTACTGCAGAGCATCACACATTGGCCAAGTACTTCCTGGAGCTCACCATGGTTGACTACGATATGGTCCACTTTCCTCCCTCCCAGGTTGCTAGCGCAGCTTATGCCCTCACTCTTAAGGTCTTCAGCTGTGGTGACTGG ACCCCTACTCTTCAGCATTATATGGGCTACACCGAAGACACACTGGTTCCTGTGATGCAGCATATTGCCAAAAATGTTGTTAGAGTCAATGAGGGGCTTTCAAAGCATCTG GCTGTGAAGAACAAGTACTCTAGTCAGAAGCAGATGAGAATTGCCTCAATTTCTCAGCTTAAGTCATCCTTGATCAAGGACCTGGCCAAGCAAATCTCATAG